One region of Microbacterium sufflavum genomic DNA includes:
- a CDS encoding esterase/lipase family protein, with protein MRRLGWWAADYAYAGFWQVRSFFGRDDARAFTDGDGVPIVVLAGVYETWRFLEPLIVALHQRGHPVHVVDALRRNRFPVADEAEQIAEHLRARDLTGVILVAHSKGGLAGKLAMTGPEGHRIRAMLAVATPFGGSRYARRMPGRVLRAFSPDDPSILALAREVEVNARIVSVYAEFDPHIPEGSALPGAKNVVLDTGGHFRILAHPRVLAELAALAES; from the coding sequence GTGAGGAGGCTGGGCTGGTGGGCCGCCGACTACGCGTATGCGGGGTTCTGGCAGGTCCGCTCCTTCTTCGGACGAGATGACGCGAGGGCGTTCACCGACGGAGATGGCGTGCCGATCGTGGTGCTCGCCGGGGTGTACGAGACGTGGCGGTTCCTGGAGCCGCTCATCGTCGCGCTGCACCAGCGGGGTCATCCGGTCCACGTGGTGGATGCGCTGCGGCGCAACCGGTTCCCGGTCGCGGACGAGGCGGAGCAGATCGCGGAGCATCTGCGTGCGCGCGACCTCACCGGGGTGATCCTCGTCGCGCACAGCAAGGGAGGTCTGGCGGGCAAGCTCGCCATGACCGGACCGGAGGGGCACCGCATCCGGGCGATGCTGGCGGTCGCGACGCCGTTCGGAGGTTCCCGGTACGCCCGGCGCATGCCGGGGCGGGTGCTGCGCGCCTTCTCTCCGGACGACCCGTCCATCCTGGCGCTCGCGCGCGAGGTCGAGGTCAACGCCCGGATCGTGTCGGTCTATGCGGAGTTCGACCCGCACATCCCCGAGGGCAGCGCGTTGCCGGGGGCGAAGAACGTCGTGCTCGACACCGGCGGCCATTTCCGCATCCTCGCCCATCCCCGGGTGCTCGCCGAACTCGCGGCACTGGCGGAATCCTGA